A region from the Methylocystis iwaonis genome encodes:
- a CDS encoding GumC family protein: protein MNRVSARSVKQLGRFGARPEIQAGTRSLPQDRLDLARLIQFLRRRARWIGGTTALALALGLVFYVVAPAKYRSAAELLIDPRGIAVSKTDSASQTQGADSNLLDLETYRYLILSKAVLGSVVDSEHLADDPRFAGPGFFGRLFKFGAKSGDAREAALAKLIDSVEVVRGERALILDVVVTTSDPQLSARLANAISRAFFTQQANARTEAAKRAGLALQTRAEQLARQVQEAEVKVERYKSEHDLSGQAGKLTEEQQLNDVNYQLGLARSQTATQHARYEEALRLSRSRAETDQLSEAESSQVLIGLRAQYAALMQQKSALETQFGAQYPAVVDVNRQLRTVSGLIKDELTRLVGAALSDYRRAQAKEAALEKTLTELKQKSYRQNESVIGLRALERGLEATRALYQSSLTRAKDLEETQDVDSSTSRIITEATPASKRSGAPLPLILGGALICGLGLGSALGYLRDLSSNNVDAGAGASLGDRLGLPVVAQAVFARRDAMGNAAASRRGDPPAIEVQSEQLLDWILSIPPRYGARIICVAGLDGDLRKSRILFELGVACLLDKRRALVVDTDLDGSAASSFWRKAGEGLVSAERRVQPFELATFELAPFEEFEASFAIYGPGPGALEFLWLGDVTGRNRNSLTAGRLERALQPWTEDADIVLIDAGLDENLDRACREISDGLVVLVDSDHMCASDMASLSDRLGPKYPDSTCVMLVSERAAA from the coding sequence ATGAATCGCGTGTCGGCCAGAAGCGTCAAGCAGCTCGGGAGGTTCGGCGCTCGGCCGGAAATCCAGGCCGGGACGCGGTCGCTTCCGCAGGATCGCCTCGATTTGGCGCGATTGATTCAGTTTCTTCGGCGGCGTGCGCGATGGATCGGAGGGACGACGGCCCTCGCCTTGGCGCTCGGACTCGTCTTTTACGTCGTCGCGCCGGCGAAATACCGTTCGGCTGCGGAATTGCTGATCGATCCGCGTGGAATTGCGGTCTCCAAGACGGACTCGGCGTCGCAAACCCAGGGCGCCGACAGTAATCTGCTCGATCTCGAAACGTACCGCTATCTCATCCTGTCCAAGGCCGTCCTCGGCTCCGTCGTCGACAGCGAGCATCTCGCTGACGACCCGCGTTTTGCCGGGCCCGGCTTTTTCGGCAGGCTTTTCAAATTCGGCGCCAAGAGCGGCGACGCGCGCGAAGCCGCGTTAGCGAAGTTGATCGACAGCGTCGAGGTAGTGCGCGGCGAACGCGCCCTTATTCTGGACGTCGTCGTCACGACGTCGGACCCTCAGCTTTCGGCGCGCCTCGCGAACGCCATCAGCCGGGCGTTTTTCACGCAACAGGCCAATGCGCGCACTGAGGCGGCCAAGCGCGCCGGGCTGGCGTTACAGACACGCGCTGAACAATTGGCTCGGCAGGTCCAGGAAGCGGAAGTCAAGGTCGAACGCTACAAATCCGAACATGATCTCTCCGGCCAGGCGGGCAAGCTCACCGAGGAGCAGCAGCTCAACGATGTGAACTATCAACTCGGGCTGGCGCGCTCGCAGACGGCGACGCAGCATGCGCGCTACGAGGAGGCGTTGCGGCTGAGCCGCTCGCGCGCCGAGACGGACCAATTGAGCGAGGCCGAATCCTCGCAGGTGTTGATTGGATTGCGCGCGCAATACGCCGCTCTCATGCAACAGAAATCGGCGCTCGAAACTCAGTTCGGGGCTCAGTATCCCGCCGTCGTCGACGTGAACCGCCAGTTGCGCACGGTGAGCGGATTGATCAAGGACGAGCTGACGCGGCTCGTCGGCGCCGCGCTCAGCGATTACCGCCGCGCTCAGGCGAAGGAGGCGGCGCTGGAGAAAACCCTCACGGAGCTCAAGCAGAAGTCATACCGCCAGAATGAATCGGTAATCGGCTTGCGCGCCTTGGAGCGCGGCCTCGAGGCGACGCGGGCGCTATACCAATCCTCCTTGACGCGCGCCAAAGACCTCGAGGAAACGCAGGACGTCGACAGCTCGACGTCGCGCATCATTACAGAAGCCACGCCCGCGTCGAAACGCAGCGGCGCGCCCTTGCCGCTGATACTTGGAGGCGCGCTGATCTGCGGCCTGGGTCTGGGATCGGCGCTCGGCTATCTGCGCGATCTCTCCAGCAACAACGTGGATGCTGGCGCCGGCGCTTCGCTGGGAGACCGTCTTGGCCTGCCCGTCGTTGCGCAGGCGGTGTTTGCGCGCCGGGACGCGATGGGTAATGCTGCGGCTTCCCGGCGCGGCGATCCTCCTGCGATAGAGGTCCAATCAGAGCAGTTGCTCGATTGGATTCTCTCCATACCGCCACGATATGGCGCGCGCATCATATGTGTCGCCGGGCTAGACGGCGATTTACGGAAATCGAGGATATTGTTCGAGTTGGGCGTCGCTTGTCTTTTGGACAAGCGACGCGCCCTTGTCGTCGATACCGACCTCGACGGGAGCGCGGCGAGCAGCTTTTGGCGCAAAGCTGGCGAAGGCTTGGTGAGCGCGGAACGCCGTGTGCAGCCATTCGAATTGGCCACATTCGAATTGGCGCCGTTCGAAGAATTCGAAGCTTCTTTTGCAATCTACGGCCCTGGCCCCGGGGCGCTCGAATTCTTGTGGCTCGGCGACGTAACGGGCCGGAACAGGAATTCTTTGACGGCGGGACGCCTCGAACGAGCGCTTCAGCCTTGGACAGAGGACGCTGACATTGTCTTGATAGACGCAGGCCTGGACGAGAACCTGGACCGCGCCTGCAGGGAGATTTCCGACGGCCTGGTCGTGCTCGTCGACAGCGACCATATGTGTGCTTCCGACATGGCGAGCCTATCGGATCGGCTCGGGCCGAAATATCCGGATTCAACTTGCGTCATGCTCGTCAGCGAAAGGGCGGCGGCGTGA
- a CDS encoding lipopolysaccharide biosynthesis protein, translated as MSFDRFARNSIFGTIAGLSSALGSFLGMVIVARTLGPVGSGVVSMGIWLAGTAVTFADLGLPLTVSRFVPELNAREQNLEARAFAPYFLKMVLLTTAIVVGLCVALGVGGAEWLRGHVRFSILSSSPDSIWLVVGFVFACQAIGNFGLSTLRGEQRFDRAAKLTTFGAPIQLTAMAAGALMGGAEGALLGYAVGGMATASVALRLIGAKVDLPDELKRRSWRFAVNSWIVGVISTIVWSRVELAFLDYWRGAREAGLYSAAYTLCALAVQGPMLMTGGLLAYFSERHAVSDQSGLKEAYAQAVRFMSLLLLPACFGMAAITPVILPLLFGDAFSDAAPAAAILVGAQALGAISTVSSTFLMSVERGAFLVRVGLLGVLFSLLAGMTVIPFFGLEGAVISRAFVQGLLTILAFIFIERGLQCPFPLGAVLRITAAALGCAIAARAIIVLWPQPVALFLAIPAGAILYVAAILAFRALTPSDIQAVSKVANRLATRAAPLLGAFQARRRG; from the coding sequence ATGTCCTTCGACCGTTTCGCGCGAAATTCGATCTTCGGCACGATTGCCGGCCTCAGCTCGGCTCTGGGCAGCTTCCTTGGGATGGTCATCGTGGCGCGGACGCTTGGTCCCGTCGGTTCTGGCGTTGTCAGCATGGGAATCTGGCTTGCCGGGACGGCCGTGACTTTCGCCGATTTGGGACTGCCTCTCACAGTATCCCGTTTTGTTCCCGAGTTGAACGCGCGCGAACAAAACCTGGAGGCGCGCGCGTTTGCTCCTTATTTTTTGAAAATGGTGTTGCTGACGACGGCGATCGTCGTCGGCCTATGCGTCGCTCTGGGCGTCGGCGGCGCCGAATGGCTGCGCGGCCATGTGCGATTCAGCATTCTGTCCAGCTCTCCGGATTCGATCTGGCTCGTTGTGGGATTTGTCTTCGCGTGTCAGGCCATCGGCAATTTTGGCCTATCCACGCTCCGGGGAGAGCAGCGCTTCGATCGAGCCGCGAAGCTGACGACTTTTGGGGCCCCGATCCAACTGACCGCGATGGCGGCCGGCGCTCTTATGGGAGGCGCCGAGGGCGCGCTGCTCGGTTATGCGGTGGGCGGCATGGCGACGGCGAGCGTCGCTTTGCGGTTGATCGGCGCCAAGGTCGATTTGCCCGACGAGCTGAAACGCCGATCGTGGCGCTTCGCCGTCAATAGCTGGATCGTCGGCGTCATTTCGACCATCGTCTGGTCGCGGGTGGAGCTTGCCTTTCTGGATTATTGGCGTGGCGCGCGGGAGGCGGGACTCTACTCGGCCGCCTATACGCTATGCGCCCTGGCCGTGCAGGGTCCGATGCTCATGACCGGCGGCCTCCTCGCCTATTTCTCCGAACGCCACGCTGTTTCGGATCAGTCGGGCCTCAAAGAGGCCTATGCGCAGGCCGTGCGATTTATGAGTCTTCTTCTGCTTCCCGCCTGTTTCGGCATGGCGGCGATCACGCCCGTTATCTTGCCTCTGCTCTTCGGCGACGCATTTTCCGACGCTGCTCCGGCTGCGGCGATCCTTGTTGGCGCGCAGGCCCTCGGCGCTATTTCGACAGTAAGCTCGACGTTTCTCATGTCGGTCGAGCGCGGCGCTTTTCTGGTGCGTGTCGGCCTGCTCGGCGTCCTGTTCTCCCTCCTGGCCGGAATGACGGTCATTCCGTTTTTTGGTCTCGAGGGCGCGGTGATCTCGCGGGCCTTTGTGCAAGGACTATTAACCATCCTGGCTTTCATCTTCATCGAGAGAGGGCTGCAGTGCCCATTTCCCCTCGGCGCCGTCCTTCGAATTACCGCCGCGGCGCTGGGCTGCGCGATCGCCGCGCGCGCCATCATTGTTCTGTGGCCGCAGCCTGTTGCACTCTTTCTTGCTATTCCCGCGGGCGCAATTCTTTACGTTGCGGCGATCCTCGCTTTCCGCGCCCTGACGCCGAGCGACATCCAGGCGGTGAGCAAGGTCGCGAACAGGCTGGCTACACGAGCGGCGCCATTGCTCGGCGCCTTTCAGGCCAGGCGACGCGGGTGA
- a CDS encoding glycoside hydrolase family 5 protein, with translation MALFSRLSAITLAASLVFAPDVALCSDAWRTGVNLSGAELNPGRNRPNIDYVLPTTQQIDYFTARGLLTFRIPVLSSRLFVSDKSIVTEDWRALVGLIDYAARKGADVIIDLHQYGAIDSRLIGRDASATQEFAAVWGEIAARLRGRTNVIFGLMNEPHEQSAAEWLTGANAAIAAIRKSGARQLILVPGSYWSGAHSWTKTDNGVVMTGVMDPGDNFAYELHQYLDADSSGTSPQASLGAGKARLKEFTEWARARHAKAFLGEFGFAATPEALAEGRAMLDFMAQNRDVWIGWAYWAAGAWWGDYMFSVEPKDGHDRPQMSVLSAYGRARRR, from the coding sequence TTGGCGCTCTTCTCGAGACTGTCCGCCATCACCCTCGCGGCAAGCCTCGTCTTCGCGCCGGACGTCGCTCTCTGCTCGGACGCGTGGAGGACGGGCGTAAATCTGTCTGGCGCGGAGTTGAATCCAGGGCGCAACCGCCCAAACATCGATTACGTCCTGCCGACGACGCAACAGATCGACTATTTCACCGCGCGAGGTTTGCTCACGTTCCGGATTCCCGTGCTGAGCAGCCGACTGTTCGTCAGCGATAAATCGATCGTGACCGAGGATTGGCGCGCCCTTGTCGGTTTGATCGATTATGCGGCGCGCAAGGGCGCCGACGTCATCATCGATCTCCATCAGTATGGCGCGATCGACTCACGGCTCATTGGCCGAGACGCTTCAGCGACACAAGAGTTCGCCGCCGTTTGGGGTGAGATCGCCGCGCGGTTACGTGGCCGTACCAACGTCATTTTCGGTTTGATGAACGAGCCGCACGAACAATCGGCCGCCGAATGGTTGACCGGCGCCAACGCTGCAATCGCCGCCATTCGGAAGAGCGGCGCCCGTCAGCTTATCCTCGTTCCTGGCTCCTATTGGAGCGGCGCGCATTCCTGGACCAAAACCGACAATGGCGTCGTCATGACGGGCGTCATGGACCCAGGAGACAACTTCGCCTATGAGCTGCACCAATATCTCGACGCCGATAGCTCCGGCACATCGCCTCAGGCGAGTTTGGGCGCCGGCAAGGCGCGTTTGAAAGAGTTTACCGAATGGGCGCGCGCCCGCCACGCCAAGGCGTTTCTCGGGGAATTTGGATTCGCGGCGACGCCGGAAGCGTTGGCCGAAGGTCGTGCGATGCTCGACTTTATGGCGCAGAACCGCGACGTATGGATCGGTTGGGCTTATTGGGCGGCGGGCGCCTGGTGGGGCGACTATATGTTCTCGGTTGAACCAAAAGACGGCCACGATCGGCCGCAGATGAGCGTACTAAGCGCCTACGGACGCGCGCGCCGTCGCTGA
- a CDS encoding glycosyltransferase family 4 protein, whose protein sequence is MKIVHVVRQFWPSNGGLEEFVRRLALEQIAKGDDVRIVTLDELFTRRGVKLPERETREGIAIQRIPFRGSSRYPLAPSVLGYIGDAEIVHVHAIDFFFDFLALTLGVRRRALVATTHGGFFHTSKNSLLKQIWFNTVTRLSSRFYGAIAACSESDYQMFAGISPANLRLVENGVDIAKFANLASAEPVKAMITIGRLSDNKRIDRLLDMMSALAAKDDEWRLHIVGTQSDWSGERLRKEISARGLDAKVECYLGLDDAGVAEVIRQSSIFVSASEHEGFGIALVEALSAGLLPVVHGNAAYRGFASKHGAVRIVDYEDSRSSAAAVRGAFADLAASPNLRDDGIKVAEKFTWPQVGQKYQTIYRDVLGRRASG, encoded by the coding sequence ATGAAGATCGTTCATGTCGTTCGTCAATTCTGGCCTTCGAATGGCGGGTTGGAAGAATTCGTGCGCAGGCTCGCGCTCGAGCAGATCGCCAAAGGCGACGATGTCCGCATCGTTACGCTGGACGAATTGTTTACGCGCCGGGGCGTGAAGCTCCCTGAGCGCGAGACGCGGGAAGGGATCGCCATCCAGCGCATCCCTTTTCGTGGGTCGTCACGTTACCCCTTGGCGCCGAGCGTACTCGGCTACATTGGCGACGCGGAGATCGTTCATGTGCATGCAATAGACTTTTTCTTCGATTTTCTTGCCCTGACTCTTGGTGTGCGTCGTCGGGCGCTTGTCGCGACCACGCATGGCGGCTTCTTCCATACGTCCAAAAACTCTTTGCTCAAGCAAATCTGGTTCAATACCGTGACGCGGCTGTCCTCTCGCTTTTATGGCGCCATCGCAGCTTGCAGCGAGAGCGACTATCAGATGTTTGCGGGTATATCGCCTGCTAATCTGCGTCTCGTCGAGAACGGGGTCGATATTGCAAAATTCGCAAATCTGGCCAGCGCCGAACCGGTCAAAGCGATGATAACGATCGGGCGGCTCTCCGATAACAAAAGGATCGACCGTCTTCTCGATATGATGTCGGCCTTGGCGGCCAAGGATGATGAGTGGCGGCTGCATATTGTCGGAACTCAGTCCGATTGGTCGGGCGAACGCTTACGCAAGGAGATTTCCGCGCGCGGCCTCGATGCCAAAGTGGAATGCTATCTGGGGCTCGACGACGCTGGCGTCGCAGAGGTGATCCGGCAATCCAGCATCTTCGTCAGCGCCTCCGAGCATGAAGGGTTTGGCATAGCGCTCGTCGAAGCGCTGAGCGCAGGTCTCCTTCCGGTCGTCCATGGCAACGCGGCCTACCGCGGTTTTGCTTCGAAGCACGGCGCCGTTCGCATCGTCGATTATGAAGACTCCCGATCAAGCGCGGCCGCCGTTCGAGGCGCATTCGCGGATCTTGCCGCATCTCCGAACTTGCGCGACGACGGGATCAAGGTTGCGGAAAAATTCACGTGGCCGCAGGTCGGGCAGAAATACCAAACGATTTATAGAGACGTTCTCGGGCGGCGCGCCAGTGGATGA
- a CDS encoding glycosyltransferase family 2 protein: MRSANGPAESLASGSPSLSLILCTVGRTAPLGRLLESLARQTRHDFEVILVDQNPPGALDPILADYAGKLKISHLTSPRGLSRARNVGLAEARGALICFPDDDCWYPDGLIADVTERFTRNPDIELIMGRTVDASGKDSLGNFLTETVAVDRHNVWFCGNSNTIFLRAELARKIGPFNEELGVGASTAFKSGEETDYVLRGLSLGAVAWFQSDLIVHHDQVGAGGAGASLERARAYAPGFGRVLRLHYGAGYFLWRLARMFARAALSLVALDFTTARDKLEWMRGTIKGYRASL, encoded by the coding sequence ATGCGCAGCGCTAATGGGCCGGCAGAGAGTCTCGCATCCGGGAGCCCGAGCCTATCACTCATCCTTTGCACGGTCGGCCGCACCGCGCCGCTCGGCCGGCTGCTGGAGTCTCTTGCCCGGCAAACGCGCCACGACTTCGAGGTGATTTTGGTCGACCAAAATCCGCCGGGCGCACTCGATCCCATCCTCGCCGACTATGCAGGCAAGCTCAAAATCTCACATTTGACCTCGCCGCGCGGTCTCTCCCGAGCCCGAAATGTCGGCCTTGCGGAAGCGAGAGGAGCGCTGATTTGCTTTCCCGACGACGATTGCTGGTATCCGGATGGGCTCATCGCCGACGTCACAGAACGCTTCACGCGAAATCCTGACATCGAGCTGATCATGGGCAGGACCGTCGACGCCTCGGGCAAAGACTCGCTCGGGAATTTTCTGACGGAAACAGTTGCCGTCGATCGCCACAATGTGTGGTTCTGCGGCAACTCCAACACCATCTTCTTGCGCGCCGAACTGGCTCGCAAAATCGGCCCGTTCAACGAAGAACTCGGCGTGGGCGCGTCGACGGCTTTCAAATCGGGCGAAGAGACGGATTATGTGCTTCGGGGACTGAGCCTCGGCGCCGTCGCCTGGTTCCAAAGCGATCTGATCGTTCATCACGATCAGGTTGGCGCCGGAGGAGCCGGCGCCTCCCTCGAACGCGCACGCGCCTATGCGCCCGGATTTGGCCGCGTGTTGCGGCTCCATTACGGCGCGGGCTATTTTCTTTGGCGTTTGGCGCGGATGTTCGCGCGCGCCGCACTCTCGCTCGTTGCGCTCGACTTTACGACAGCGCGAGACAAGCTCGAATGGATGCGCGGAACGATCAAGGGCTATCGAGCGTCGCTTTGA
- a CDS encoding WecB/TagA/CpsF family glycosyltransferase: MPNELILGPIRVEHLTVDAALKQLDEALEKDSPKRVAFCNAHCVSQALFDPTYRAALSRMLLFNDGVALDIASRLITGKPFPANLNGTDFIPAFLAKSKHSLRIALLGGKPGVAHRAAKSLAARYPRHQVVFVRNGYFSAEQEREIVALIAKEAPDVLLVAMGNPLQELFMHRNAQALNCKLVFGVGALLDFLSESMPRAPFWMRKARLEWLFRLKNEPRRLMARYTVGAITFAWAVLVFRIKATLDSP, encoded by the coding sequence ATGCCCAACGAGCTCATCCTGGGGCCGATCAGAGTAGAGCACCTGACCGTCGATGCAGCACTGAAACAACTCGACGAGGCGCTGGAGAAGGACTCTCCGAAGCGCGTCGCATTTTGTAATGCGCACTGCGTCAGCCAAGCCCTTTTCGACCCAACCTATCGGGCGGCCCTATCACGCATGCTTCTTTTCAATGATGGGGTGGCGCTCGACATCGCGTCCAGGCTGATCACAGGCAAGCCTTTTCCCGCAAATTTGAATGGCACGGATTTCATTCCGGCCTTTCTCGCCAAATCGAAACACTCCCTGCGCATTGCTCTCCTTGGCGGAAAACCGGGAGTCGCGCATCGGGCGGCGAAGAGCCTGGCGGCGCGCTATCCGCGGCATCAGGTCGTCTTCGTGCGCAACGGCTATTTTTCGGCAGAGCAGGAACGGGAGATCGTCGCGTTGATCGCCAAAGAGGCGCCGGACGTGCTCCTCGTGGCCATGGGCAACCCGCTTCAGGAACTATTCATGCACAGAAATGCGCAGGCGCTGAATTGCAAGCTCGTCTTCGGCGTTGGCGCGCTGCTGGATTTCCTGTCCGAGAGCATGCCTCGCGCGCCTTTCTGGATGCGAAAAGCGCGTCTCGAATGGCTGTTTCGGCTGAAGAACGAGCCGCGTCGGCTGATGGCGCGTTACACCGTGGGGGCAATCACTTTTGCCTGGGCGGTGTTGGTGTTCCGGATCAAAGCGACGCTCGATAGCCCTTGA